One part of the Marinobacter sp. M3C genome encodes these proteins:
- the potA gene encoding spermidine/putrescine ABC transporter ATP-binding protein PotA translates to MEKTLLSLSTISKQFDGKTVLDSLTLDIFDGEFITLLGPSGCGKTTLLRMMAGFELPDNGTVTLAGVDITDQPPEQRPLNTVFQSYALFPHMSVYDNVAYGLKMEKRPTAEIRERVDEVLAMVQLEDFVKRKPHQLSGGQQQRVAIARAVVKRPKLLLLDEPLSALDYKLRRTMQVELKRLQRELGITFVFVTHDQEEALSMSDRVVVLKDGYIQQLGTPREVYERPANLFTARFVGQTNFFPGQVTSIGDREISVDVFGLKRVLSKPSFRVTINQSLHVLLRPEDIRVLAPDDSEGVAGEIVERNYKGSTLDSVIELEDGSQVMASEFFDEDDPTFDYNIGEKVRVSWVDGWEWLLAEEQDQPLTDEEEQAADDAEH, encoded by the coding sequence ATGGAAAAAACGTTACTTTCGCTGAGCACAATCAGCAAACAGTTCGACGGTAAAACCGTATTGGATTCGCTCACGCTGGATATTTTTGACGGTGAGTTCATTACCCTGCTAGGCCCTTCCGGATGCGGCAAAACCACATTGTTGAGAATGATGGCAGGTTTTGAGCTTCCCGATAACGGCACCGTTACCCTCGCCGGAGTCGACATTACAGACCAGCCTCCCGAGCAGCGCCCCCTAAATACCGTATTCCAGAGTTACGCCCTTTTTCCCCACATGTCAGTGTATGACAACGTGGCCTATGGCTTGAAAATGGAAAAACGCCCAACAGCAGAAATCCGCGAACGGGTAGACGAAGTCTTGGCGATGGTACAGCTGGAAGATTTCGTCAAGCGTAAGCCGCATCAGTTGTCTGGCGGCCAGCAGCAACGGGTAGCGATCGCTCGCGCGGTGGTGAAGCGGCCAAAACTGCTGTTGCTGGACGAACCCTTGTCCGCACTGGATTACAAGCTGCGCCGCACCATGCAGGTAGAACTTAAGCGTCTGCAGCGTGAACTGGGCATTACCTTTGTGTTCGTAACTCACGATCAGGAGGAAGCGTTGTCTATGTCAGACCGCGTTGTGGTGCTGAAAGACGGCTATATCCAACAGCTGGGCACACCGCGGGAAGTTTACGAGCGCCCGGCCAACTTATTCACCGCGCGTTTTGTGGGGCAGACCAACTTTTTTCCGGGACAGGTCACCAGCATTGGCGATCGCGAGATCAGCGTGGATGTGTTCGGCCTGAAGCGGGTGCTGAGTAAACCCTCTTTCCGTGTAACCATAAACCAGTCACTGCACGTATTGCTGCGCCCGGAAGACATCCGTGTGCTGGCACCAGACGACAGCGAGGGCGTTGCCGGCGAGATTGTGGAGCGCAATTACAAAGGCAGCACTCTGGATTCGGTGATCGAGCTGGAAGACGGCAGCCAGGTGATGGCCAGCGAGTTTTTTGATGAAGACGACCCAACCTTCGATTACAACATTGGCGAGAAAGTTCGGGTTAGCTGGGTAGACGGCTGGGAATGGCTGTTGGCCGAGGAACAAGACCAACCGCTGACCGACGAAGAGGAGCAGGCGGCCGATGATGCTGAGCATTAG
- the potC gene encoding spermidine/putrescine ABC transporter permease PotC, with protein sequence MRWLPRTYLALVYLLLYIPIAVLVVFSFNDSRTGYSWGGLSLRWYESLFNNHAMMKALGNSLFLALTAATVSTLIGALTALALHRYRFRGKKALKGMLFVVMMSPEIVLAISLLGLFLLAGIQLGYVSLLLAHVTFCLPFVVITVMARLSGFDERLPEAARDLGASDFTMTRTVLIPVIMPALLAGWLLGFTLSMDDVVVSTFVSGPSYEILPLRIYSMVRVGLKPEVNALGTLLLVFSLVMLLLSQWILMRNKK encoded by the coding sequence ATGCGCTGGCTACCGCGGACTTACCTGGCGCTGGTCTACCTACTGCTGTACATCCCCATCGCTGTGTTGGTGGTGTTCTCGTTTAACGATTCGCGCACAGGCTATAGCTGGGGCGGGCTTAGCCTGCGCTGGTATGAATCGCTGTTTAACAACCACGCCATGATGAAAGCCTTGGGTAACTCGCTGTTCCTGGCGCTCACGGCCGCTACCGTGTCTACCCTGATTGGCGCGTTGACTGCGCTGGCGCTGCACCGCTATCGCTTTCGCGGTAAAAAAGCGCTGAAAGGCATGTTGTTTGTGGTGATGATGTCTCCCGAAATCGTACTGGCAATATCCTTGCTGGGTCTGTTTTTGCTGGCGGGAATCCAGCTGGGCTATGTGTCGTTACTGCTGGCCCACGTCACGTTCTGCTTGCCGTTCGTGGTGATTACCGTCATGGCACGGCTCAGCGGGTTTGACGAACGTTTGCCGGAAGCTGCGCGCGATTTAGGCGCCAGTGATTTCACCATGACTCGTACCGTGCTGATTCCGGTGATTATGCCGGCGCTGCTGGCGGGTTGGCTGCTGGGTTTTACACTGTCTATGGATGACGTGGTCGTCAGCACCTTTGTTAGCGGACCCAGTTACGAAATATTGCCCCTACGCATCTACTCCATGGTGCGTGTGGGCCTGAAACCTGAAGTGAATGCTTTAGGCACTTTGTTACTGGTGTTTTCACTGGTGATGCTGTTGTTGTCGCAATGGATATTGATGAGGAACAAAAAATGA
- a CDS encoding TRAP transporter substrate-binding protein, translating to MRKLIVATLALAATLATSSALAEETYNLRLAETWGPNSPILGDTTKHMAEMAETMSGGRLKIRIDSSNKHKAPFGIFDLVRNGQYDMGHTASYYYKGSIPNAMYFTTVPFGMIAPEQYAWFYHGGGMELAQKVYQPFGLLSFPGGNTGNQMGGWFRDEITSLDDLKGIKMRTPGFAGEVMSELGVAVTNIPPGELYSALERGTIDAVEWVGPALDLQMGFHQIAKYYYSGWQEPGAEVQFLINEKTWNKLPEDLQEILRVAMRTAAYDMYIQSTHESGVAWSRMQQDYPDVTHKVFPPEVISALRDVTERLLKEASAADPLAKEIITSQQEYLKQVRQWTNISDKAYLNSVVNE from the coding sequence ATGCGCAAACTGATCGTGGCCACTTTGGCCTTGGCCGCAACCCTGGCGACATCTTCAGCATTGGCTGAGGAAACTTATAACCTGCGACTGGCGGAAACCTGGGGCCCCAACTCGCCCATATTGGGGGACACCACCAAACACATGGCAGAGATGGCAGAAACCATGTCGGGCGGACGGCTGAAGATCCGTATTGACTCGTCCAACAAGCATAAAGCGCCTTTTGGCATTTTTGACCTGGTGCGCAACGGCCAATACGACATGGGCCACACGGCCTCTTATTACTACAAGGGCAGCATTCCTAACGCCATGTACTTCACCACCGTGCCGTTTGGCATGATAGCGCCAGAGCAATACGCCTGGTTCTATCACGGTGGCGGCATGGAGCTGGCACAGAAGGTTTACCAGCCTTTTGGCCTGCTGTCGTTTCCCGGTGGCAACACCGGCAACCAGATGGGCGGCTGGTTTCGTGATGAAATCACCTCATTGGATGACCTGAAGGGCATTAAAATGCGCACCCCGGGGTTCGCGGGTGAAGTGATGTCAGAGCTGGGTGTTGCGGTAACCAACATTCCGCCGGGCGAACTCTATAGCGCTCTTGAAAGGGGCACTATCGACGCCGTTGAGTGGGTAGGCCCGGCTCTGGATTTGCAGATGGGTTTTCACCAGATTGCCAAATACTATTATTCCGGCTGGCAGGAACCCGGCGCTGAAGTCCAATTTCTGATTAACGAGAAAACCTGGAACAAGCTGCCAGAAGACCTGCAGGAAATTCTGCGTGTGGCCATGCGCACTGCGGCCTATGACATGTACATCCAGAGCACCCATGAAAGCGGCGTGGCCTGGAGCCGTATGCAGCAGGATTACCCGGACGTTACCCACAAAGTCTTCCCGCCGGAAGTCATCAGCGCTCTGCGCGATGTCACCGAAAGACTGTTGAAAGAGGCCAGCGCCGCAGATCCGTTGGCAAAAGAAATCATTACTTCCCAGCAGGAGTACCTGAAGCAGGTGCGCCAATGGACTAACATTTCTGACAAGGCGTATCTGAACTCGGTCGTTAACGAATAA
- the potB gene encoding spermidine/putrescine ABC transporter permease PotB, whose translation MMLSIRLQPFKTAVLVLVWGWLLFLVLAPNLLVVGASVMTRDPSTFIALPLNLDAYRQLFNPLYLDVFLHSLWMATLTTAICLLIGYPFAWALSKVQKRRQMLLIFLLIIPFWTNSLVRVYALKLILAANGLLNSALLWLGWISEPLQMLYTQGAVIIGLVYLLLPFMILPLYAVFDDLRQDVLLASHDLGAGRFATFTNVIIPLTLPGVLAGVMLVLLPAMGLFFVPDILGGSRNLLVGNVIKNQFLDARNWPFGAAASIVLTLTMALLMFAHRLSKQRLGEESS comes from the coding sequence ATGATGCTGAGCATTAGGCTACAGCCTTTTAAAACCGCTGTTTTGGTGCTGGTGTGGGGTTGGCTTCTGTTTCTGGTGCTGGCGCCCAACCTGCTGGTGGTGGGCGCCAGCGTGATGACCCGCGACCCATCCACGTTTATCGCCTTGCCGCTGAACCTGGATGCTTACCGCCAGTTGTTCAATCCGCTGTATCTGGATGTATTTTTGCACTCCTTGTGGATGGCGACATTGACCACCGCGATATGCCTGCTGATTGGCTATCCGTTTGCCTGGGCGTTGTCCAAAGTGCAGAAACGCCGGCAGATGCTGCTGATATTTTTATTGATCATACCCTTCTGGACCAATTCGCTGGTGCGGGTTTACGCTCTGAAGCTGATTCTGGCCGCCAACGGCCTGCTGAACAGCGCTCTGCTGTGGCTGGGCTGGATTTCTGAACCCTTGCAAATGTTGTACACCCAAGGCGCGGTGATCATTGGATTGGTGTATCTGCTGCTGCCGTTTATGATTTTGCCTCTGTACGCGGTGTTTGATGATTTACGTCAGGACGTGCTGCTGGCTTCCCACGATCTGGGCGCAGGGCGCTTTGCCACCTTCACAAATGTGATTATTCCGCTCACCTTGCCGGGTGTTTTGGCCGGCGTTATGCTCGTGTTGCTGCCGGCCATGGGGTTGTTTTTTGTGCCTGACATACTCGGTGGATCGCGTAACCTGCTGGTGGGCAACGTGATCAAAAACCAGTTTCTGGACGCCCGCAATTGGCCCTTTGGTGCTGCTGCCAGCATCGTGCTTACCTTGACCATGGCGCTGTTGATGTTTGCCCATCGCCTGAGCAAACAGCGCCTCGGCGAGGAGAGTTCCTGA